The nucleotide sequence ACAATACGATGAAAGCACGTACACTCACCGCGCTGACCACAGGCGCCCCGCTGGCGATAGCGCTGGCCGTCACGAGCGCACCAACCTACGCCCTCGGGCTCGAGTTGAGCGATGTCGACGGCGACGGTGTCATCACCGAGGTCGACGTGACCGCAGCGCGCGACGCCGCCCGCGCTGCCGCCCTGGCGGACTTCGATCTCGACGGCGACGGCACGCTGTCAACCGACGAGCGCGAGGCCTTGCGCGCCGACCGACAAGCCGCCCTGCTCGAGGCCTTCGATGCAGACAACGACGGCGCGCTCTCGCGCGAGGAACACCGCGCCGCACGGGAAGCCCGACGCGCCGAGATCGCCACCGCGTTCGACGCCGATGGCGATGGCAACCTGTCCGACGACGAGCGGGGTGCCTTGCGGGAGGCCCTCGGGGACCGAGGCGGCCGAGGTGGACGCGGCGATGGCGGACGCGGCGATGGCGAGCGCGGCGGCCGCGGCAACCGCTGATCGGCGACGCGGCAACGCGACGGCGAGCCACTGGGCCGCCGTCGCCACACCCGAAGTCGAGGTCGACCGCCACGTGAGCACACTACACTTGCACCAGGATCAGGCAGGCGCCGTGGCGAGTGTCTGGTCTGCGATGCGATCGCCGTGCGCGGCCAACGAGGAGACGATCACGACTGCAGACACGCCACGCACCCTCGACGGGTTCCTCGAGAGCGTCGAGCGGCAGGCGTATGTCATGGCGCGTCGCGCCACCGGCGACGAGGACGTCGCCCTGGACCTCGTGCAGGAGGCGATGTGCCGCCTGGTCGAGCGCTATGGCACACGGGATCCCGCCGAGTGGCGGCCCCTGTTTTTCACGGTGCTGCAGCGGTTGATCACGGACCACCACCGCCCACGCGGCGTGATGGGCCGCTTGCGCCAGTGGTTTGGTGAGCTGGACAATGCCGAGGACGCCACCAGCCAGCTGCCCGGCGCCGAGCCGGACCCGGCCGACGTCTCGGACCTTGAAACCCTGGGCGAGGCGATGCTGGACGCGCTGACACGCTTGCCGGCTCGACAACACCAGGCATTCGTGTTGCGCCAGTGGCAAGGCTTGAGCGTCGAAGAAACGGCAGCGGCCATGGGGGTGTCGAGCGGCAGCGTGAAAACACACCTGTCGCGCGCGCTCGCCAACTTGCGGTCGCAGCTTGAGGAGTACCGATCATGAACGACAGCGCAGCCGACCGCACGGCACTCGAGGCCGCCGAGCACACGACGGCGGCATTGGACGCCGAGGCCGATCAACTCAACGCGGTTGAGCGGGCCCGGTTGGCGGCGGCTCGGCGCCGCGCGTTGGACCGCGTGCCCGCACGGGCGCTGCCGATTCGCCCCTGGCACGGCCTCGCCGTCGCCGCGGTGCTGGTTGCCGTGCTTGTCGTCCCGGCCTTGCGCACGCCGCCGGCGCCGACGCCACCAGCAGCCACCGCGAGTGCATCGCCGGTGGACGGGCTGTTCAACGACCTCGCCCTGCTCAGCGCGAGCGAGGACGTCGATTTCTACC is from Pseudomonadota bacterium and encodes:
- a CDS encoding RNA polymerase sigma factor codes for the protein MADAAMASAAAAATADRRRGNATASHWAAVATPEVEVDRHVSTLHLHQDQAGAVASVWSAMRSPCAANEETITTADTPRTLDGFLESVERQAYVMARRATGDEDVALDLVQEAMCRLVERYGTRDPAEWRPLFFTVLQRLITDHHRPRGVMGRLRQWFGELDNAEDATSQLPGAEPDPADVSDLETLGEAMLDALTRLPARQHQAFVLRQWQGLSVEETAAAMGVSSGSVKTHLSRALANLRSQLEEYRS